Genomic DNA from Paucilactobacillus hokkaidonensis JCM 18461:
AAATCCCTGACTACCTGTTACGATTTTGGCTACTCGTTCACCAGATGTTGGTGCAACCAGCGGAATCACTGCAACACCATGGTTTTGCGCGATTGACAATAATTCACCGCGTTCTTCCACTGGTAAATCTGGAATGACAGTCCCGCTCACATCCAGCTCTTCACAACGCTGATAGAATCGCTCATAGCCATAATCAAAGATTTTATTGGCATATGATAAGAACACTAGCGGAACATCGGTTTGTTCTCTAATTGTAGCAACCATTGCAAAAATTTTATCGGTTGTAATGCCAGCTGCAAAGGCCCGTAGATCGGCGGCCTGAATTACTGGTCCATCTGCGACCGGATCGCTAAATGGAATCCCGAGTTCAACAATATCGGCACCAGCATTGGCCATTGCCACTACGTATTCAACACTTTTTTCAACTGATGGATCACCAGCAACGGTAAAACCAATAAATGTATTCTGATTATTAAATGCTTCTTTTAAATTAGTCATGTAGGTCAACTCCTCGGTAGCGGGCAATCGCAGCAACATCTTTGTCACCACGCCCTGATAGATTGCAGACAATAATTTGATCTTTGTTCATTGTAGGTGCCAACTTTTGCACGTAGGCCACCGCATGGGAACTCTCAATGGCAGCGATAATACCTTCTGTTTTAGCAATATATTCAAACGCATCGACGGCTTCATCATCTGTAATGCCAACGTATTGAACTCGTTTAGCGGCTTGCAAAGCTGCATGTTCTGGTCCAATCCCAGGGTAGTCTAATCCAGCTGAAATTGAGTAAACAGGGGCAATATCGCCATCATCATCCTGACAGAATAGTGATTTCATCCCATGAAAAATTCCAACGCGCCCAGTTTCCAAGGTAGCCGCCGTTTGATCTGTATGAATTCCTTTACCGGCTGCCTCACAACCAATTAATTTAACACTTGGGTCATTGATGAAATGATAAAAGGCACCAATTGCATTGCTACCTCCACCAACGCAAGCCACCACAGCATCTGGTAATTTACCGGTTTCCTTCAATAATTGTGCTTTAATTTCCTTGCTGATTACTGACTGAAAATCACGCACCATTGTTGGAAATGGATGGGGACCCATCGTTGATCCAATCACATAATGAGTATCGTCCATCCGTCGAGTCCACTCTTGCATGGCCGCATTAACGGCATCTTTGAGTGTTCCAGTACCCGTACTAATTGCGTGAACCTTCGCACCTAATAATTCCATCCGGTACACATTAAGTGCTTGGCGTTCAGTATCCAATTTACCCATGAAGATCTCACATTCCATCCCCATTAATGCAGCAACAGTAGCCGTAGCCACACCATGTTTTCCGGCACCAGTTTCTGCAATAACGCGGGTCTTGCCCATTCTTTTTGCTAACAAAATTTGGCCAAGTACATTGTTAATTTTATGTGACCCGGTATGATTTAAGTCCTCGCGTTTAAAATAGATTTGTGCTCCACCAAGGTCAGCACTCATTTTTTTGGCATGATACAACAATGATGGGCGATTAGCATATTTAATGAGTAAATCTTTTAATTCTGCTTTGAAGTCTGGATCATCTTTATAGTGATTATATGCGGCCGTGAGGCGATCAATTTCAGTCATTAATGTTTCTGGAATGTATTGACCACCATATTCGCCAAAGCGACCGGCTTGCTTAGTTTCTGATTTCATTTCTTGCATAATGAGCCCTCCTAGTAAATTGAATAATTTTAGTTGCATCCTTGTGACCATCTGTTTCAACCCCAGAGCTAACATCCACGAAGTCTGGTTTGACTATGGCAATTGCTTGCACAACATTTGCTGGTGTTAATCCACCGGCGAGAAATAATGGTTGCTCTAATTGATTAATTCTTTGCCAATCAATCACATTGCCACTTCCTGGTTTTCGTCCGTCATACATAACGTAATCTGGTTTAGTTACTAACTTAGCATCCGTTTGGATTGTTTGAATCACTTTAGCTCCAGCTTGTTGTAGCTTTGTAATTAACATTTGATTTTGCTGACCATGTAGCTGAACTAACTGAATAATGTCACTTTTTAATAGCGGTAATACTTGTTCCAATGTTGGATTCACAAAAACCCCAACGGTTTGAATATCTTCATTCATATTTTGTCTTAAAAATAATGCTTGTTTGGCAGTAATTTGTCGTTTGCTTGGTGCGAAGACGAAACCTGCTAATTCTGGTTTAGCTTCATTTACCGCTACAACATCTGCATTCGTCCTTAATCCGCATATTTTAACTTTGGTCAACTGCAATCGGCTCCTTTAATTGTTGAATTAGCTGTGTCTTGTCAGTTGCCTTCATCAAAGTTTCACCAATCAGTGCCACCGTAATTCCATTTTGTTGGAGTGTCTGTGTATCCTGTTTGCTTTGCACACCACTCTCAGCAACGAAAATACGATCTGTAGGTACTAACTGACGCAACCTGGCACTGTTATTGAAATCAACTGAAAAATCATTTAGATTTCGATTATTAACGCCGATGATTTTAGCGCCGGCTTGTAGGGCATTTTTGATTTCAATCTCATCGTGAGCTTCAACCAAGGCTGATAACCCTAATTGGTCGGCCAATCGTAAGTATGTTTCCAATTGTTGCGGTGTTAAAATTTTAACAATTAGTAAAATTGCGGACGCACCAGCAAGTTTGGCTTCATAAATCATGTATTCATCGATAATAAAATCTTTACGAAGGACAGGAATTTTAACTTCATTAGCAATTGCTTTTAAATATTCGATAGATCCTTGAAAATAATCTGGTTCGGTCAGGACTGAAATTGCGTTGGCACCTGCCTGTTCATATTCTTTTGCAATCTGCAGATAAGGAAAGTGGTCTGCAATTAAGCCCTTAGAAGGTGAAGCTTTTTTTACTTCTGAAATAATATGCATCGCATTACCAGTTAAAGCCGTTTCAAATGGCCGGTCTGAATTAATTACTAACTGATCAGTTTGTGCTTTTAATTGTGTAAAAGGTACACGTTCCTTGCTTTTAGCTACCCGTTTAGTGGTGGCTGCGACCAATTGATCTAATATCATGCCACCGCCTCCTTAGTAAATTGAACCAATTCAGTTAGTTTTGCTTGCGCGCTGCCATCATCAATAACTTGTTGTGCCAACAAAACTCCTGCTTGCAAACTTAATTCTGGTTTAGCAATGTGTAAAGCAGCACCCGCATTCAATAAGACAACATCACGTTTAGCATTTGCTTGCCCTGCCAATATATCACGAGTGATTTGAGCATTGTCAGCAGGTGTGCCACCCACTAAATCAGCTTTAGCACATAGTTCAAAACCAAAATCACGTGGATCAATCGTATATTTGGTCATCTGTCCGTGTCGTAATTCAATCACATCCGTGGGCGCACTCATTGATATTTCGTCTAAGCCGTCTTGACCATGAACAATCATTGCATCAGTAACACCCAGTTGGTCTAATACATGCGCCATTGGTTCTAGTAAACTCTCATCGTACACTCCTAACAGTTGTTGGGTCGCATGCGCTGGATTTCCTAATGGTCCTAAAACATTGAAAATTGTTCTAATTCCTAATGTCTTTCGTACCGGAGCAACAAACCGCATTGCCTGATGATATTCCTGTGCAAATAAGAAGCAAACACCGATTTTTTGTAGTAGCTCTTCGCTTTGATGTGGCTTCAAATTAATGTTGACGCCTAAAGCTTCCAGTACGTCAGCAGCACCACTTTTAGATGATGCCGCCCGATTACCATGCTTAGCGACCGGAACTCCAGCAGCTGCAATTACTAATGCTGAGGTAGTGGAAATATTAAATGTATTGGCATGATCGCCGCCTGTCCCGACAATTTCTAATACCTGCTCGTTGGCGTTAAATGCAGCAGCGTGATCACGCATTGATTTAGCACTTCCGGCAATTTCATCGGCGGTTTCATGTTTCATACTCAAAGCTGTTAAAAATGAAGCAATTTGGATATCATTGGTTTCACCATTCATAATTTCGTTCATGACTTGTTGTGCTTGTTCAAAGGTTAAATCCTCGTTGTTAGTTACTTGTTTAATTGCTGTTTCAATCATGTTAAATTCCTCATTTCAATTTTTAGTTTAGTAGTTTGCGCGCAATTCAATTCTGATTTTTGCCATCGTTTTTGTGTTTTCATAATAGATTCCTCCAAATTTGTGTAAATAAAAAATCCGTCCACATAACGATTGATCGTTACAAGGACGGATTCTGATTTCCGCGGTACCACCTTTATTTGAAGAGTGTGAGCCAAGCTGTCCAGCTTCCGTGGGCTAACTGTGAAAGTTAAATGATGGGCGTTTCTTTGCCCATCGTTTAATTTTTGCAGTTAGCCGTTAGGAAGCTAGCTTGGCGAACACGTTTAATCCACGCGTTTACTTTCACACTCGTTCACTCTTAATTCAGGATGCTAACACATCCCTGGCAATTGACGTCTGCCTGACGTAACGAAATACTTGGAATGCTTTTACATGCTCTATTGCTAGAACGTGTTCCGAAAGGCAGATCCCTGCGCTTAGCCCAATTTAATCAATGATCCCAGGCTCGGGGATCATTGATTAAATCATGCTAATGCTCAGGATCTAACCGCCTTTCTACACACTCCGTTCATCGTTCCCTCAGTGGTCCATTTAATAGTCTGCGTTTGGTTGAACTCTCAGCTTTGTCAACTCTCTGTACAGGCACGGCTATCTTGATCTCCACTTCATCTGTTTGTGGACGAATTATTTAATTAAAATTAGATTAAAACTTTATGAGACGTTTGTCAACCTTTTTTCTTGTGGAATTTTTATATTAAGAAAATTTTGAACCAACTGACGACCAAAATTATTGTCGGTCATGATTGATTCAGGATGAAACTGGACCCCATAAATCCCTAACTGCCGTTGAGATAGTGCCATAATATCTCCGTCACTTGAATGCGCCGTGACACATAACTCATTCGGCACTAAATTTTGATCAACCACCAATGAATGATAACGAGCTGCATTAACCACGCGGGGGCAATCCTTGAAAAGCGGATCTGTATTATCCAGTGTCATCTGATCGATTTTTCCATGCATCAAGCGCCGTGCATATGTTAATTGCCCGCCAAATGTCTCGCAGATTACCTCTAACCCCATGCAAACTCCTAAGATAGGGATCTTACCCGCAAAATAACGTGCTGCTTCTAAACTAATTCCTGCATCTTCAGGCCGACCAGGTCCTGGTGATAGGATCAATCCAGTGGGCTCTAATTCAATCAACTTCGCCAAACTAATTTCATCATTTTTCACAACCATCAAATCGTTGTCAAACGCACCCACCAATTGATACAGGTTATACGTAAAACTATCATAATTATCAATCAATACTCTCATTTTGGTCACTCACTTTCTGCACTGCTAAATTAACTGCGCGGGCCTTGTTAAAACATTCCTGATATTCATGTTTAGCATCACTATCAGCCACAATCCCGGCACCACTATGAATGACGGTCCGGTTTCCCTGGCGATAAACCAGTCGAATTCCAATCGCCATGTCAACATCGCCGTTAAAATCAAAATAGCCAAAACAACCACCATAAATACCACGAGTTATTTGTTCGTAGTGATAAATTAATTCCATTGCTCGTACCTTTGGAGCTCCAGATAATGTTCCAGCTGGAAAAACCGCATCCAATAAATCTAATGCTGACAAGTGTGCCTTAGCTTGAGCTTCAACAGTTGATCCTAAATGCATTACTTGTGAAAATCGTAAAATCTGAGCATGCCGTGTCACCTTAACAGAGCCGATTTGGCTCACTCGGCCTAGATCATTACGTCCCAAGTCGACCAACATATTATGTTCAGATAATTCTTTAACGCTAGTCGTTAGCTCACGTTCAAATTTCTGATCTTCACTTTGATCATGTCCTCGGCGTCTAGTTCCAGCTAATGGATACGTCAACAGTTGTTCATCTTGCTTAGCAACCAGCGTCTCTGGCGAAGCTACTGCCACTTGATAGTCGCCCTGGTGAAAATAAAATTGATACGGTGATGGATTGTCAGTTGCCAATTGTTGTGCAACTTTGATTAAACTCCCGTTTGATTGAGCAATTTGTGGATTGGAATAAATTAATTGAAAAATTTCACCATTATGAATATCTTGTTTAACTTGTTCAACGCCATGTGCGAATTGGTCTGGTGTCTGCTGTGGCAAAAATTCTGTTGTTTGCCGATAGGCTTGTAATTGATGTGGTTGAACTGACAATAGTTCCTTTTTTAACGCCGTTAATCTGGTAAATGCCTCACCATATGAAGTAGCCAAATGCCCTAGTTTAACTAATTTAATTAACTGACATATTTGTCGCTGCTGATCATACACAATCACTTCATCAACTAATAGCAGTTGGGCTAATGGTTGGCTATCGGATAAAGTTGGTAATTGCGCCAATTTTGAAACAGCCGTTTTAGCATATTCATAAGCAAAATAACCGCTAATTCCGCCACTGAATGGTGGAAAGCCTGCTAATTTAGGAGTGCGAAAACGTTCCAATAGATGTTCTAAATAGCTATGCGGATCTTGGTGGATAACTTGTTGATCAACGCTTATGTGATCGCCATAAACTGTGATTATTTGTTTTGGCATGGTTACCAAATAAGTAAATCGGTGCTGTTCACGATCGTTAATTGTTAACTGAAAAGCATGTTGTTGCAGCCGATCAAAGTAATCCGTAATTTGATAAACATCAAATTGAGGCATCTTGAATTCAAGTTTTACTGGGACATATTGATATTGCACACTATATTTTTTTAGTTCTTCCAATTCAGGTTTCATCATACTATCCTCTTTTTTTAAATTAATAGTTTTAAAATTCCACCTGATTTTGCCATCGTTTTTGTGCCTTCATAATAGATTCCTCCAAATTTGTGTAAATAAAAAATCCGTCCACATAACGATTGATCGTTACAAGGACGGATTTTGATTTTCCGCGGTACCACCTTTATTTGAAGAGTGTGAGCCAAGCTGTCCAGCTTCCGTGGGCTAACTGTGAAAGTTAAATGATGGGCGTTTCTTTGCCCATCGTTTAATTTTTGTAGTTAGCCGTTAGGAAGCTAGCTTGGCGAACACGTTTAATCCACGCGTTTACTTTCACACTCGTTCACTCTTAATTCAGGATGCTAACACATCCCTGGCAATTGACGTCTGCCTGACGTAACAGGGTAATTAGAATGTAACGCTCTATTGCTAGAACGTGTTCCAGAAGGCAGGTTCCTGCGCTTAGCCCAACTTTATCAACGATCCCAAAGTTCAGGGCTCATTGATAAAGTTCCGCTAATGCTCAGAACCTAACCGCCTTCTTGCACACTCCGTTTGCTGTTCCCTCAGTGGTCCATTTAATAGTCTGCGTTTGGTTGAACTCTCAGCTTTGTCAACTCTCTGTACAGGCACGGCTATCTTGATCTCCACTTCATCGGTTTGTGGACGAATATTAAATTAGAATTAGATTAAAACGTTTTTGTAAAAAAGTCAAGTTTTTTTCAAATCCATATTGGTGGTCCATTAGCTACAAAAGAATGTATAATAAGTGTATTAGTAAGAGATAGGGAGGAATGTAATTCATGCAAGTCAAAATTTTAACAGACAACAATTTTTTACCTGATCAATATGGTAAATATGCGGATCCAAAATTAAAATATCAAGGCTTTCCGGTAGTCTCGTTTCCATTTTCAATCAGCGATGCCCCTGAGGATACTAAAACATTCGCGTTAACCTTTTTAGACTATGATGCGGTGCCAGTTAGTGGTTTCACTTGGATTCACTGGTTGGCAGCAAACATTCCTACCACAATCACGGATATTCCTGAAAATGCTAGCCGTGATAACCCTTTTAGCATGCTACAGGGAAATAATAGTAATGCCGGCTCGCTGGTTGGTGAAAATGACCCCATCATAACCAGGCACTACACAGGTCCGAATCCACCTAATAAGGATCATACTTACACCTTGACTGTTTACGCACTTGATGCCAATTTACCGCTGGAAAATGGTTATTGGCTCAATGATTTCTATCGTGCAATTGAAGGCCATGTATTAACAAAAACTACAGTTGAAGTATTAAGTCGAAAATAAAAATTAAGGGAGCTGAACAATTATGGATAACAGAATATTTTTTAATCCAGGAGATTCAATTGCCAATATTAATGATTACAACGAGGCCGTTCGTAAGGGACAGATTTTTAAAACTAAAAAAAAGGAAGACGAATTAGTCATCGCTCGTAATCAACATGATGAAGAATACGCCATTTTCTACGCTAAGGATGCGTTGCCAGCTGATCATAGCAGCCATCCACAAGGATACGAAGTTACGAAACGAATATAGAGTGTGAACAGCCGCGAAAATTTGCGTAGGATAAGTTTGAAAAAGCAATTGATAGATTGGTCTTTAATCTATTGATTGCTTTTTCTGACTTATCCCTAGCCAATTGCGGCTGTGAACACGTTTTATCTGTATTGCCTGAACGTGTGTGTTCACCAACCCATGAATGGTCACAAATCAATCGTTACTTTTTATATTGCCAAAATGTGTTCGTAACCGCAGAAGCTTACGTGTATCAATAAAATACCACTTACGAATGGCCCAAATTCGACCATTTGTAAGTGGTATTTTACCGTTACACTCCAGCTTCTAACCGCGGTTGTTCTCACTCTATTAAAATTGCATTCCATTCAAAAAATCATGGATCCGTTGGGTTGGATGATCAAAAAACTCTGATGGTGTTCCATCAAATTCAACCTTACCATCTTCAACGAAAACTATTTTTGTAGCTACTCGTCGGGCAAATTCCATGTTATGAGTTACAACTACCATCGACTGTTTACTTTGAGCTAAGTTAAGTAAAACATGTAGTACTTGTGCCTCTAATTCTGGATCTAGTGCACTGGTTGGCTCATCAAATAAAATATACTCCGGATTCATTGCCAATGCACGACAAATTGAGATTCGTTGTTGTTGCCCACCTGACAGCTGACTTGGATAGCGATGTTGCGTTCCATCTAAACCAACCTGTTGCAATAATCCAACAGCTACTTTTTCAGCCTGCTCCTTGGATTGTTTCAAAACATGGATTGGTCCTTCAGTAATATTTTGTAAAATCGTCAAATGAGGAAATAAATTCCAGCTTTGAAACACCATCCCAGTTTTACGCCGAACCCGCAGAATTTGGCTAGTTGGTAATTCCTTAGCAAAATCAACCTTTTCGTCATTAATTTGATAAATACCGCTTTGCGGTCGTTCCAACAAATTTAGTGAACGCAACAACGTCGATTTACCAGCGCCGGATGGTCCTAGAATAACAGTCGTTTCATTTTCTGGGAATTCAACGTTAATATCATTTAATGCATGATGATCAGCAAATTGCTTATCGACATGTTCTAATTTAATCATATTTTCATTCCCCCGTTACTTGGACGTAGCGTGACATATATTTTTCCAGATAGTGTTGTGCAATACTGAGTACTGTACAGAAAAGAGCATACACAACCGCTACAATTGAATACATTAACAGCGGCTCATAATTTTTGGCAGCAATTTGCTGACTAACCATGAACATTTCCAAAATCGTGATTGAACTAGCCAAAGAGGTATCTTTTACCAAGCCAATAAACGAATTTGATAATGGTGGCAGTGCCACTCGCAAAGCTTGTGGAAAAACGATCCGAAATAGTACCTGTCGATAAGTCATCCCAATTGAGTAGGCTGCTTCCCATTGGCTCTCCGGAATTGATAAAATCGCTCCACGGACCGTTTCAGAACAGTAAGCACCTGTATTCAACGAGAAAGTAATAATTCCAGCTGTGAATGCATCAAACTGAATGCCAACATTTGGTAACCCAAAGAAGACGATAAACAATTGAACCAACAACGGGGTCGATCGAAATAGCCAAACATAGAAACTTAAAAACAGCTTCAAAAACTCCCATAAACCAGCAAATACTGGATTACCTTTGGGCCTTGATATTCTAACTAGCGCAGTCCCAACAGCAATCACAAATCCGATTACAAATGAAATCAACGTTAGTGGAATCGTAAATTTTACTCCGGCCCAAAAGATCTCAGGCGTTGAATTAACAATGGTGTTCCACATAATATTCCCTTCTATTGCAGAGTGTTAATTCAACCGGGTAAGCTTCGTAAGCTAAGATAATTAAGCATTGTTCGCGGTCTTAGCGAATGATGCTTAATTGGCTTAGCTCTAGAAGTTTGGTTGAATTAACACGTTTCAAACTGTTTTATTTAACACTAACAATACCATTATAACTACTTTTCTGTAATATTCGAGGTGAAATACTTATTTGATAGTTTTTCTAATGTTCCATCCGCACGTAACTCTTTGATTGCTTTGTTAACCTTCTTCTTGAGTCCTGGATTGTCTTTGCTCATCAAAGCAGCAATTTTAGCAGACTGAATCTTACTTGATGGCACAACTTTGTATTTCAAATCTGCATTCGGATTGTCTTTCAAGTAGTCCAATAAGGCTTCACGAGAATTCAAGGTTCCTTCCGCACGCCCTTGTTGAATCAAGGCTAATGTATCGGCAAACTGGCTAGAAGATAGTGTTTTAGCACCATACTTTTCAGCCTGAACAGCATTATCTGTCCCCGTTCCAACAGCAATTTTCTTACCCTTAATATCCTCAATATTCTTAATATCAGTATTGTCTTTCTTAGTAATCAACACCGTTTTGGAATAAATATATGGAGTTGAAAAATCATAATGTTTCTGACGTGCTTTAGTAATAGTTACATCATTTAGGACAATATCAAATTTATTGTCACCAACACCAGCAATTAATGAATCCCACTTAGTTGGAACAAATTTAGCCTTCAAACCAGCCTTCTTTGCAATAGCCTTACCTAAATCAACTTCAAAGCCAGTCAATTTACCATTATCACGATAAGAATATGGGGCAAAGGTTCCCTCTAGCCCAATTGTTAACGTACCCGGCGTATCCAGCTTTGCCTTACTACTGGAACTATCTTTGCCACATGCGGTTAATGTCACTGCCAATAAAAGTCCTAATCCAATAATACCAATACCTTTAATCCATTTTTTCATTTAAAACATCCCCTTAAAATTTTTTAACCGTTTATCCTACGACTGCTTTAACACAATACATCCCTAATTCGAACTAGCTTAACCTTTTTGTCCAACCTTGATCTCCTCCAAAAAAAATCCTTATTCCAAAAATTGGAATAAGGACGAATTGTCGTGGTACCACCTTAGTTTAAAGTATGTTAGACACACTTTCTCATGCTATGCATTACGCCATAATGAGCGCACCATGACAGCCTTACATACTTGCTCAACTGTCCGAATACCAAGACCATCTTCCATTTTAGAATTGTCCTTCTTTTCAGCTACCGAAGTTTTCTAATTTTCAATTCTTAAAAATGTACTCATCTTTTCATCGATTTTTAATATTTATGATTGAACAAAATAATAAAACGAATCGACTCACTTGTCAACTGTTTCAAAATATTTTAACCATATTATGCCAAATCTCACCGCCATGAGTTGAGCTGGATTGTCCCTCGTTAATATACCCACTTTGCTCATAAAACCCAACTAATCGCGTTAGACAAGTTAAAGTAATCCCATCCCGGCAATTTTTTTTGGCAATTTTAGAAAGCTCTGTTAATAATTGACTTGCAATATTTTGATGCCGGAATTTTGGATCAACAGCTAATCCTAATACGCTTTGAAACCCACCAAATTTTTGATTAGGCATAACGGTCTCAAATAAATCATCAGTTAAATAACGTGGCTTAATCACTGGTCCATTGACAAACCCCAGCACCTGGTCATCGTTGCGTGCCACTAAAAAAGTATCCGGAATAATTTCAATGCGCTGCTTCATCGCCGTTTCAGTTGCGGCTTCGGCAATTGTAAAACCGGCTCGTTCAATATCCATTAGTTGTGATAAATCTGCAGGTTTAGCTGTTGTTATTTTCATTTTTATCGTGATCCAATCGTTTTACGGGCAACTTCTTCTAGTTTCGTTAACACCAGTTGTGCATTATCCTTAAAATCAACAATAAAGGACGCATGTTGTGGTTTTATTCGTGCAATTTCACCATGATCCAAATCATGAACTACTAATTGTTCCTGATCCCAACTAACCTCATCATAATGACCATCCAGCTCTTGATCGATAAATGCTTGCAGAGCATCCAAAACCGACTGCTTAACTAAATCATCGGTGGTCACATCTTCACCATGCTCCTTTAACATTGCTTGTTTCATTATAATCTCTTCCATATTTTCTGGAATTGCAACACTCATTTGATTGACCGCTCTTTCTTGATTATTTAGACTTTATTATACCAAAGTATGCGTATGGTTGTTACTATGAATGCCTTGAATGTGCTCGCAGCCACACTTTTTTGAAACGCGCTCCAGAAGACACCTCCCTGCGCTTAACAAAACATCAGGCATGATCCCAGTCCCAGGGATCATACCTGATGTTACGTTAATGCTCAGGAGCTATTCGTCTTCTTACGCACTCTCTAGTTGTATTTCCAACCGGGTTCGTTATAATGGAGA
This window encodes:
- a CDS encoding anthranilate synthase component I family protein, which gives rise to MKPELEELKKYSVQYQYVPVKLEFKMPQFDVYQITDYFDRLQQHAFQLTINDREQHRFTYLVTMPKQIITVYGDHISVDQQVIHQDPHSYLEHLLERFRTPKLAGFPPFSGGISGYFAYEYAKTAVSKLAQLPTLSDSQPLAQLLLVDEVIVYDQQRQICQLIKLVKLGHLATSYGEAFTRLTALKKELLSVQPHQLQAYRQTTEFLPQQTPDQFAHGVEQVKQDIHNGEIFQLIYSNPQIAQSNGSLIKVAQQLATDNPSPYQFYFHQGDYQVAVASPETLVAKQDEQLLTYPLAGTRRRGHDQSEDQKFERELTTSVKELSEHNMLVDLGRNDLGRVSQIGSVKVTRHAQILRFSQVMHLGSTVEAQAKAHLSALDLLDAVFPAGTLSGAPKVRAMELIYHYEQITRGIYGGCFGYFDFNGDVDMAIGIRLVYRQGNRTVIHSGAGIVADSDAKHEYQECFNKARAVNLAVQKVSDQNESID
- a CDS encoding amino acid ABC transporter permease, yielding MWNTIVNSTPEIFWAGVKFTIPLTLISFVIGFVIAVGTALVRISRPKGNPVFAGLWEFLKLFLSFYVWLFRSTPLLVQLFIVFFGLPNVGIQFDAFTAGIITFSLNTGAYCSETVRGAILSIPESQWEAAYSIGMTYRQVLFRIVFPQALRVALPPLSNSFIGLVKDTSLASSITILEMFMVSQQIAAKNYEPLLMYSIVAVVYALFCTVLSIAQHYLEKYMSRYVQVTGE
- the trpA gene encoding tryptophan synthase subunit alpha, producing the protein MTNLKEAFNNQNTFIGFTVAGDPSVEKSVEYVVAMANAGADIVELGIPFSDPVADGPVIQAADLRAFAAGITTDKIFAMVATIREQTDVPLVFLSYANKIFDYGYERFYQRCEELDVSGTVIPDLPVEERGELLSIAQNHGVAVIPLVAPTSGERVAKIVTGSQGFIYLVSSLGVTGMRDKVAKDLSATIAQIKAVTDTPVAVGFGIHTPEQVQRMNQIADGAIVGSGIVKLIEEHPDSATEAITKYVQEMKGLAQVK
- a CDS encoding anthranilate synthase component II; the protein is MRVLIDNYDSFTYNLYQLVGAFDNDLMVVKNDEISLAKLIELEPTGLILSPGPGRPEDAGISLEAARYFAGKIPILGVCMGLEVICETFGGQLTYARRLMHGKIDQMTLDNTDPLFKDCPRVVNAARYHSLVVDQNLVPNELCVTAHSSDGDIMALSQRQLGIYGVQFHPESIMTDNNFGRQLVQNFLNIKIPQEKRLTNVS
- the trpC gene encoding indole-3-glycerol phosphate synthase TrpC encodes the protein MILDQLVAATTKRVAKSKERVPFTQLKAQTDQLVINSDRPFETALTGNAMHIISEVKKASPSKGLIADHFPYLQIAKEYEQAGANAISVLTEPDYFQGSIEYLKAIANEVKIPVLRKDFIIDEYMIYEAKLAGASAILLIVKILTPQQLETYLRLADQLGLSALVEAHDEIEIKNALQAGAKIIGVNNRNLNDFSVDFNNSARLRQLVPTDRIFVAESGVQSKQDTQTLQQNGITVALIGETLMKATDKTQLIQQLKEPIAVDQS
- the trpB gene encoding tryptophan synthase subunit beta → MQEMKSETKQAGRFGEYGGQYIPETLMTEIDRLTAAYNHYKDDPDFKAELKDLLIKYANRPSLLYHAKKMSADLGGAQIYFKREDLNHTGSHKINNVLGQILLAKRMGKTRVIAETGAGKHGVATATVAALMGMECEIFMGKLDTERQALNVYRMELLGAKVHAISTGTGTLKDAVNAAMQEWTRRMDDTHYVIGSTMGPHPFPTMVRDFQSVISKEIKAQLLKETGKLPDAVVACVGGGSNAIGAFYHFINDPSVKLIGCEAAGKGIHTDQTAATLETGRVGIFHGMKSLFCQDDDGDIAPVYSISAGLDYPGIGPEHAALQAAKRVQYVGITDDEAVDAFEYIAKTEGIIAAIESSHAVAYVQKLAPTMNKDQIIVCNLSGRGDKDVAAIARYRGVDLHD
- a CDS encoding phosphoribosylanthranilate isomerase — its product is MTKVKICGLRTNADVVAVNEAKPELAGFVFAPSKRQITAKQALFLRQNMNEDIQTVGVFVNPTLEQVLPLLKSDIIQLVQLHGQQNQMLITKLQQAGAKVIQTIQTDAKLVTKPDYVMYDGRKPGSGNVIDWQRINQLEQPLFLAGGLTPANVVQAIAIVKPDFVDVSSGVETDGHKDATKIIQFTRRAHYARNEIRN
- a CDS encoding amino acid ABC transporter ATP-binding protein, which codes for MIKLEHVDKQFADHHALNDINVEFPENETTVILGPSGAGKSTLLRSLNLLERPQSGIYQINDEKVDFAKELPTSQILRVRRKTGMVFQSWNLFPHLTILQNITEGPIHVLKQSKEQAEKVAVGLLQQVGLDGTQHRYPSQLSGGQQQRISICRALAMNPEYILFDEPTSALDPELEAQVLHVLLNLAQSKQSMVVVTHNMEFARRVATKIVFVEDGKVEFDGTPSEFFDHPTQRIHDFLNGMQF
- a CDS encoding YbhB/YbcL family Raf kinase inhibitor-like protein → MQVKILTDNNFLPDQYGKYADPKLKYQGFPVVSFPFSISDAPEDTKTFALTFLDYDAVPVSGFTWIHWLAANIPTTITDIPENASRDNPFSMLQGNNSNAGSLVGENDPIITRHYTGPNPPNKDHTYTLTVYALDANLPLENGYWLNDFYRAIEGHVLTKTTVEVLSRK
- the trpD gene encoding anthranilate phosphoribosyltransferase, yielding MIETAIKQVTNNEDLTFEQAQQVMNEIMNGETNDIQIASFLTALSMKHETADEIAGSAKSMRDHAAAFNANEQVLEIVGTGGDHANTFNISTTSALVIAAAGVPVAKHGNRAASSKSGAADVLEALGVNINLKPHQSEELLQKIGVCFLFAQEYHQAMRFVAPVRKTLGIRTIFNVLGPLGNPAHATQQLLGVYDESLLEPMAHVLDQLGVTDAMIVHGQDGLDEISMSAPTDVIELRHGQMTKYTIDPRDFGFELCAKADLVGGTPADNAQITRDILAGQANAKRDVVLLNAGAALHIAKPELSLQAGVLLAQQVIDDGSAQAKLTELVQFTKEAVA